In one window of Nesterenkonia sandarakina DNA:
- a CDS encoding zinc transporter permease produces MTENPTAEHATAEHKLEDHTHGENCGHEALEHGDHVDYVHDGHRHAAHGDHYDEH; encoded by the coding sequence ATGACTGAGAACCCCACTGCAGAGCACGCTACTGCCGAGCACAAGCTGGAGGATCACACCCACGGCGAGAACTGCGGCCACGAGGCGCTGGAGCACGGCGATCACGTGGACTATGTCCACGACGGACACCGCCATGCGGCTCACGGTGACCACTACGACGAGCACTGA
- a CDS encoding metalloregulator ArsR/SmtB family transcription factor — protein sequence MSENQALVSAAQLFKVLGHESRLRLLCLMAESPRTVTELVIITSMSQPLVSQHLRTLKQAGLVLAERHGREIEHRLADDHVAHVITDAIAHAQEPVTQDQAAESAPEGASS from the coding sequence GTGAGTGAGAATCAGGCGCTCGTCAGCGCGGCCCAGCTCTTCAAGGTCCTCGGACACGAGTCCAGGCTGAGGCTGCTGTGCCTGATGGCGGAGTCCCCGAGGACGGTGACCGAGCTGGTGATCATCACCTCCATGTCGCAGCCGCTGGTCTCCCAGCATCTGCGGACCTTGAAGCAGGCCGGGCTCGTGCTGGCCGAGCGTCATGGCCGGGAGATCGAGCACCGTCTGGCCGATGACCACGTGGCCCATGTGATCACCGACGCCATCGCTCACGCACAGGAGCCCGTCACCCAGGATCAGGCGGCTGAGTCCGCCCCAGAAGGAGCATCATCATGA
- a CDS encoding biopolymer transporter Tol — protein sequence MSLTEETPSAEEDRRWLVIKGRRWRRTDPALPEELVTALKSHLGRGRSGVAAGKKTGDAERVTASRKRVGLAKTGLGERGPYWWELPEAQRISAAKAALTELDALDPEDETASQ from the coding sequence ATGTCGTTGACTGAGGAAACACCCTCCGCCGAGGAGGACCGGCGTTGGCTGGTGATCAAGGGGCGACGGTGGCGCCGGACCGATCCTGCGCTGCCCGAGGAGCTGGTCACTGCCCTGAAGTCGCACCTGGGCCGCGGCCGGTCCGGTGTCGCGGCCGGGAAGAAGACCGGCGACGCGGAGCGGGTGACCGCCTCCCGCAAGCGGGTCGGGCTGGCCAAGACCGGACTGGGGGAGCGCGGCCCCTACTGGTGGGAGCTGCCGGAGGCGCAGCGGATCAGTGCCGCGAAGGCGGCTCTGACCGAGCTCGATGCACTGGATCCCGAGGATGAGACTGCGTCGCAATAA
- a CDS encoding cryptochrome/photolyase family protein, with product MTRTLIWFRDDLRTADHEALLTACQRAEGPGDVVALYVLDEVSPGVRPLGGAVKWWLHHALESLKADLAELGIPLLLRAGDPAKLLPALAQELGAEKVQWSRRYGGPERAADAGIKAALPEQRVEVESFNASLLHEPWTVETNTGGPYKVYTPFWKQISVRDPGAPVQRPTPLGPIADAEAALPTISEGAGNLEDWQLLPTRPDWAGGLRENWTPTETGGHARLSEFLNHQLEDYDDARDVPAGDNTSRISPYLRFGQLSPRQVWHAAHQETEEAVEKFLSEIGWREFCWHLLFHFPQLPHTNLRAQFDAYPWKTRDQAPEDFRAWAKGETGFPWVDAGQRQLWETGHMHNRVRMASASLLIKNLGIDWREGEAWFWDTLVDADAASNPANWQWVAGCGMDAAPYFRIFNPERQRERFDPRGHYVSAWIPELNTPDYPAPIVDLKASREEALEHYSQISGK from the coding sequence ATGACCCGCACGCTGATCTGGTTCCGCGACGATCTGCGTACCGCAGACCATGAGGCGCTGCTCACCGCCTGCCAGCGCGCGGAGGGGCCTGGCGACGTCGTCGCACTCTACGTCCTCGACGAGGTCAGCCCCGGGGTGCGCCCACTCGGAGGCGCCGTGAAGTGGTGGCTGCACCACGCGCTGGAATCCCTGAAGGCCGATCTCGCCGAGCTGGGCATCCCGCTGCTGCTGCGCGCCGGAGACCCGGCGAAGCTGCTGCCTGCACTGGCCCAGGAGCTCGGCGCAGAGAAGGTGCAGTGGTCGCGGCGCTACGGCGGGCCGGAACGAGCAGCGGACGCCGGGATCAAGGCCGCGCTGCCCGAGCAGCGTGTGGAGGTGGAGAGCTTCAACGCCTCATTGCTGCACGAGCCCTGGACCGTGGAGACCAACACCGGTGGCCCGTACAAGGTCTACACCCCTTTCTGGAAGCAGATCAGCGTGCGCGACCCCGGCGCTCCTGTTCAGCGCCCCACTCCCCTGGGCCCGATCGCAGACGCCGAGGCCGCCCTGCCCACAATCAGTGAGGGCGCAGGGAACCTCGAGGACTGGCAGCTGCTGCCCACCCGTCCTGACTGGGCCGGTGGGCTGCGGGAGAACTGGACCCCCACCGAGACCGGCGGTCACGCTCGGCTGAGCGAGTTCCTGAATCATCAGCTCGAGGACTACGACGACGCACGCGATGTTCCCGCCGGAGACAACACCTCGCGGATCTCGCCCTACCTGCGCTTCGGTCAGCTCAGCCCGCGCCAGGTGTGGCATGCGGCGCACCAGGAGACCGAGGAGGCGGTGGAGAAGTTCCTCTCCGAGATCGGCTGGCGCGAGTTCTGCTGGCACCTGCTCTTCCACTTCCCGCAGCTGCCGCACACCAATCTGCGCGCCCAGTTCGACGCCTACCCCTGGAAGACCCGTGATCAGGCGCCCGAAGACTTCCGCGCCTGGGCCAAAGGGGAGACCGGCTTCCCCTGGGTCGACGCGGGTCAGCGCCAGCTCTGGGAGACCGGGCATATGCACAACCGGGTCCGGATGGCCTCGGCGTCTCTGCTGATCAAGAATCTGGGCATCGACTGGCGTGAAGGGGAGGCATGGTTCTGGGACACCCTGGTCGACGCGGACGCCGCCTCGAACCCTGCGAACTGGCAATGGGTGGCCGGCTGCGGGATGGACGCCGCACCGTACTTTCGGATCTTCAACCCGGAACGGCAGCGCGAGCGCTTCGACCCCCGAGGCCACTACGTCAGCGCCTGGATCCCGGAGCTGAACACCCCGGACTACCCCGCCCCGATCGTGGATCTCAAGGCCTCCCGCGAGGAGGCCCTGGAGCACTACAGCCAGATCAGCGGCAAGTGA